The Cyprinus carpio isolate SPL01 chromosome B17, ASM1834038v1, whole genome shotgun sequence genome has a window encoding:
- the LOC109106894 gene encoding serine/threonine/tyrosine-interacting protein A-like isoform X1, translated as MDEGNKLQFPSLPAAKEEQLDWAYPMRREMQEILPGLFLGPYSAAMKSKLSMLEKQGITHIVCVRQDIEANFIKPNFPHKFRYLVLDIADNPVENIIRYFPMTKEFIDGCLETGGKVLVHGNAGISRSAALVIAYLMETFGVKYRDAFSHVQERRFCINPNVGFVHQLQEYEAIYLAKLTIKMMSPIQLGRSFSIQAGMPGSRKRTLEEDEDFGSMQVTAAQN; from the exons ATGGACGAAGGGAATAAACTCCAGTTCCCGTCCCTGCCCGCCGCCAAAGAAGAGCAGCTG GACTGGGCATATCCAATGAGAAGAGAGATGCAG GAAATCCTCCCGGGCTTGTTTCTTGGCCCCTATTCAGCTGCTATGAAGAGTAAG CTCTCAATGCTGGAGAAGCAGGGGATAACTCACATTGTGTGTGTCAGACAAGACATTGAGGCCAACTTTATAAAGCCAAACTTTCCCCATAAATTTAG GTACCTTGTTTTAGATATAGCAGATAACCCAGTGGAAAATATTATAAGATATTTCCCAATG ACTAAAGAATTTATTGATGGATGTTTAGAGACGGGGG GAAAGGTACTTGTTCATGGAAATGCAGGGATATCAAGAAG cgCTGCCTTAGTTATTGCCTACCTTATGGAGACATTTGGTGTGAAATACAG GGATGCGTTTAGTCATGTACAGGAGAGACGATTTTGCATTAATCCCAATGTAGGCTTTGTTCATCAGCTACAA GAATATGAAGCAATATATCTGGCAAAGCTTACCATCAAGATGATGTCACCCATTCAGTTGGGCAGGTCTTTCTCCATCCAAGCTGGGATGCCAG GAAGTCGAAAGCGAACACTAGAAGAGGATGAAGATTTCGGGAGTATGCAAGTTACAGCAGCACAAAATTGA
- the LOC109106894 gene encoding serine/threonine/tyrosine-interacting protein A-like isoform X2: MDEGNKLQFPSLPAAKEEQLDWAYPMRREMQEILPGLFLGPYSAAMKSKLSMLEKQGITHIVCVRQDIEANFIKPNFPHKFRYLVLDIADNPVENIIRYFPMTKEFIDGCLETGGKVLVHGNAGISRSAALVIAYLMETFGVKYRDAFSHVQERRFCINPNEYEAIYLAKLTIKMMSPIQLGRSFSIQAGMPGSRKRTLEEDEDFGSMQVTAAQN; the protein is encoded by the exons ATGGACGAAGGGAATAAACTCCAGTTCCCGTCCCTGCCCGCCGCCAAAGAAGAGCAGCTG GACTGGGCATATCCAATGAGAAGAGAGATGCAG GAAATCCTCCCGGGCTTGTTTCTTGGCCCCTATTCAGCTGCTATGAAGAGTAAG CTCTCAATGCTGGAGAAGCAGGGGATAACTCACATTGTGTGTGTCAGACAAGACATTGAGGCCAACTTTATAAAGCCAAACTTTCCCCATAAATTTAG GTACCTTGTTTTAGATATAGCAGATAACCCAGTGGAAAATATTATAAGATATTTCCCAATG ACTAAAGAATTTATTGATGGATGTTTAGAGACGGGGG GAAAGGTACTTGTTCATGGAAATGCAGGGATATCAAGAAG cgCTGCCTTAGTTATTGCCTACCTTATGGAGACATTTGGTGTGAAATACAG GGATGCGTTTAGTCATGTACAGGAGAGACGATTTTGCATTAATCCCAAT GAATATGAAGCAATATATCTGGCAAAGCTTACCATCAAGATGATGTCACCCATTCAGTTGGGCAGGTCTTTCTCCATCCAAGCTGGGATGCCAG GAAGTCGAAAGCGAACACTAGAAGAGGATGAAGATTTCGGGAGTATGCAAGTTACAGCAGCACAAAATTGA
- the LOC109106892 gene encoding suppressor of cytokine signaling 4-like has product MSERKPKNSDTRPKNLRSWSADSYIRSIKKRSRGSHHETASRGEEGEGTDDQTVRSASCPRRRRERKCSCTIPGETDPDSPCRKALSRRSLRQKFQDAVGQCLPLRNHHHHHHHQSGSSRPFSVLLWSKRKIHVSELMEDKFPNSPKSELAQCWHLIKKHGTHTKPSLSIETEPTAPLLSSSPPKLISWEEISSTGASSLDDWDPSFAHGDTECCAHTDYILVPDLLQINNSPCYWGVLDRFEAEQLLEGQPEGTFLLRDSAQDEYLFSVSFRRYSRSLHARIEQNGKRFSFDGRDPCMYRDSSVTGLLRHYSDPATCLFFEPLLSRPLPRNFPFSLQHMCRAVICSCTTYQGIDALPLPYSLRHFLRQYNYRCNGACAV; this is encoded by the coding sequence ATGTCAGAGAGGAAGCCCAAAAACTCGGATACACGTCCCAAGAACCTGCGGAGCTGGAGCGCTGATAGTTACATCCGCAGTATTAAAAAACGCTCCCGTGGGTCACACCATGAGACAGCGTCCAGAGGGGAAGAGGGGGAAGGAACAGACGACCAGACTGTACGCTCTGCTTCTTGTCCCCGGAGACGTCGAGAGCGAAAGTGCAGCTGCACAATCCCTGGAGAAACGGATCCAGACTCTCCTTGCAGGAAAGCCCTGTCCCGCCGGTCTCTGAGGCAGAAGTTTCAAGACGCCGTCGGCCAGTGTCTCCCTCTTCGcaatcaccaccaccaccatcaccaccagTCTGGTTCTTCGCGTCCATTCTCCGTCCTTCTTTGGTCCAAACGGAAGATTCATGTGTCCGAGCTCATGGAGGACAAGTTCCCAAATTCTCCGAAATCCGAATTGGCTCAGTGTTGGCATCTGATCAAGAAACATGGCACTCACACCAAACCTTCTTTAAGCATCGAAACCGAACCCACAGCTCCTTTGTTATCCTCTTCTCCTCCAAAGCTCATTTCATGGGAAGAGATCAGCTCTACTGGGGCTTCTAGTCTGGATGACTGGGATCCGTCTTTTGCACATGGAGACACTGAGTGCTGTGCCCACACTGACTACATCCTGGTTCCTGATCTGCTTCAGATCAACAACAGCCCTTGTTACTGGGGTGTCTTGGATCGTTTCGAAGCTGAGCAGCTTTTGGAAGGGCAACCAGAGGGGACCTTTCTGCTCCGAGACTCTGCCCAGGATGAATACCTCTTCTCGGTTAGCTTCAGACGCTATAGCCGCTCCCTCCATGCTCGAATAGAGCAAAACGGGAAGCGCTTTAGCTTTGATGGCCGTGACCCTTGTATGTACAGAGATTCCAGTGTCACAGGCCTGTTGAGGCACTACAGTGACCCGGCCACATGCCTATTTTTTGAGCCTCTTCTCTCTCGCCCACTACCTAGGAACTTTCCTTTCTCTCTGCAGCACATGTGCAGAGCGGTCATATGTAGCTGTACAACATATCAGGGCATTGACGCCTTGCCTTTACCCTACAGTTTGAGACACTTCCTTAGGCAATACAACTATAGGTGCAATGGAGCTTGTGCTGTATGA
- the LOC109106896 gene encoding glucosamine 6-phosphate N-acetyltransferase-like, translating into MSPASGMLLDETPLFDPSLLQELDWSSNTVSFAPPISPSQPGEGLVLRPLCTADLDRGFYKVLSQLTVAGDVTEEQFKANFEHMKKSGDYYVIVVEDTNLGQIVATATLIIEHKYIHACAKRGRVEEVVVSDVCRGKQLGKLLVSTLTLLSKKLQCYKVTLECAPKNVEFYKKFGYSASDETYMQCRFFD; encoded by the exons ATGTCTCC GGCCTCTGGAATGCTGCTCGACGAAACTCCCCTGTTTGATCCTTCTCTGCTCCAAGAGCTGGACTGGAGCAGCAACACCGTCTCCTTTGCGCCCCCTATTTCTCCCTCTCAGCCCGGAGAAGGTCTGGTCCTCCGTCCTCTCTGTACTGCTGACCTAGACAGAG GCTTCTATAAGGTCTTATCACAGCTCACAGTGGCTGGGGATGTTACAGAAGAACAGTTCAAAG ctaatTTTGAACATATGAAGAAATCTGGAGACTATTATGTGATAGTGGTGGAAGACACAAACCTTGGACAAATTGTTGCCACGGCAACACTCATCATAGAGCACAAATATATCCATGCTTGTGCAAAG AGGGGGCGTGTGGAAGAAGTGGTTGTGAGTGACGTATGCAGAGGGAAACAGCTGGGAAAACT gtTGGTATCAACATTGACTCTCCTCAGTAAAAAATTGCAGTGCTACAAAGTAACACTGGAGTGTGCGCCGAAAAATGTGGAGTTTTATAAGAAGTTTGGCTACTCCGCTTCAGATGAGACTTACATGCAGTGCCGGTTCTTTGACTGA